From Bacteroidota bacterium, a single genomic window includes:
- a CDS encoding polysaccharide deacetylase family protein, whose product MLQVKMPSLVQSMFPQWRWHGPRQDKVLYLTFDDGPSPGITEWVLETLAKYNAKATFFCIGDKVRQFPETLLKVQAAGHRIGNHTHNHLNLWKTPLATYLDNTAECQAALTAVLGEEVTLFRPPYGKMTPRAGRRLRTQYEVVMWEVIAGDWNQKLSPGRVARNVIDHARPGSIVVFHDSEKAKVNMQYALEQTLAHFSQLGYRFEAL is encoded by the coding sequence ATGTTGCAGGTCAAAATGCCATCCTTGGTTCAATCCATGTTTCCGCAGTGGCGGTGGCATGGGCCGCGGCAGGACAAGGTTTTGTACCTGACCTTCGACGACGGGCCCTCGCCCGGCATCACCGAATGGGTCTTGGAGACCTTAGCCAAGTACAATGCCAAGGCAACGTTTTTCTGCATCGGTGACAAGGTGCGGCAATTCCCCGAAACCCTGCTGAAGGTGCAAGCCGCAGGCCACCGCATCGGCAACCATACCCACAACCATCTCAATCTCTGGAAAACGCCGCTCGCCACCTATTTGGACAATACCGCTGAATGTCAGGCGGCCTTGACCGCCGTGTTGGGGGAGGAGGTCACCTTGTTTCGTCCGCCGTATGGGAAAATGACCCCCCGCGCGGGCCGCAGGCTGCGCACGCAGTACGAGGTTGTGATGTGGGAGGTGATTGCCGGCGACTGGAATCAAAAGCTCAGTCCGGGGCGGGTCGCTCGCAATGTCATCGACCATGCCCGACCCGGTAGCATCGTCGTCTTCCACGACTCCGAGAAGGCCAAAGTCAACATGCAGTATGCGTTGGAGCAGACGCTCGCGCATTTTTCACAGTTGGGTTATCGGTTTGAGGCGTTGTAG
- a CDS encoding AAA family ATPase — translation MEKVPGFVPYKFLDLKCYASTEWLAEGKKKYRRVFESAELTYVYTEFSFYNKLFDESDWDVKVNLKCHELSPEGLRVKEICSIDVDRKVGSAENIVYIREGWGNATPGLLWKKGSFLWVASLDGKVVSETKFHVEARGPVSFNNNPYFMLRSLRLFEGPNALPAQPTRKYFTKFDQADSRYIWGEFSLANQIRDEDWTCEVVFNFYNDARQLKGRTEELVTVRKDLETIEICSGWGSDTRGTWFNDTYTLEIVFMEQLVAVVSFEVGAGYIEGETQVLLTPTGAPALVPPPIKEASLEDLMAELDGLIGLVSIKRKLREYTQYLNFLKIRAEKGFEDPQRISLHAVFMGNPGTGKTTVAKMLGQIYLKMGLLTKGHVHEVDRSDLVGEYIGQTAPKVKEAIKKAAGGILFIDEAYALARNKDDGKDYGREVIEILIKEMSDGTNGIAVLVAGYPEEMRTFLESNPGLKSRFNMYYDFPDYLPQELLQIAMYSMEKRAVKLTEEAKTVLNEKLVEAYRNRDRSFGNARLVNGYIDEAKMNMGLRVMSSGIDIADLTEEDLSLIKAEDIRKIFGETKKEIAEIPIDHALLSDAMTELNALIGMGSVKNEINELVKLVKFYREIGKDVLNTFSLHSVFAGNPGTGKTTVARILAKIFKALGILERGHIVEVDRSALVGGYVGQTAIKTTEKLDMAKGGVLFIDEAYALTASGGNDFGKEAVETILKRMEDKRGEFIVIAAGYPDNMKTFLEANPGLKSRFDKVFNFEDYSPSDLWEICVQMLKTSELVADIAAEAHLKKYFAFRYERKDKFFGNARTVRKVVEEAVKNQHLRLANMPEVQRQPDMMHSLILADVIEFEKDNDEIAGAGRGKVGFNFGGGGGGGSQSLTGGQQQSTDGGAI, via the coding sequence ATGGAAAAAGTTCCGGGCTTCGTCCCCTACAAATTTCTCGACCTCAAGTGCTACGCCTCCACGGAGTGGCTCGCCGAAGGCAAGAAAAAATACCGTCGCGTCTTTGAAAGCGCCGAGTTGACCTATGTTTACACGGAGTTCAGCTTCTACAACAAGCTCTTTGACGAGTCGGATTGGGACGTAAAAGTCAATCTCAAATGCCACGAATTGAGTCCGGAAGGCCTACGTGTCAAGGAAATCTGCAGCATCGACGTCGATCGCAAGGTCGGCAGTGCCGAAAATATTGTCTACATCCGCGAAGGGTGGGGCAATGCAACGCCCGGTCTGCTCTGGAAAAAGGGTAGTTTCCTTTGGGTGGCTTCGCTCGATGGCAAGGTCGTGAGCGAAACGAAATTTCACGTCGAGGCCCGTGGCCCCGTGAGTTTCAACAACAATCCCTACTTCATGTTGCGGTCGTTGCGGCTCTTCGAAGGGCCGAATGCTTTGCCTGCACAGCCTACGCGGAAGTATTTCACCAAATTTGACCAAGCCGACAGCCGCTATATCTGGGGCGAGTTTTCGCTGGCGAATCAAATCCGCGACGAGGACTGGACCTGCGAAGTCGTGTTCAATTTCTACAACGACGCGCGGCAACTCAAAGGTCGAACCGAGGAATTGGTCACGGTCCGCAAAGACTTGGAAACCATCGAAATCTGCTCCGGTTGGGGCAGTGACACCCGCGGCACCTGGTTCAACGACACCTATACCTTGGAGATTGTCTTCATGGAGCAATTGGTGGCCGTGGTCAGTTTTGAAGTGGGCGCGGGCTATATCGAAGGCGAAACACAGGTTCTGCTCACGCCCACAGGCGCCCCGGCCCTTGTGCCGCCACCGATCAAGGAGGCAAGTCTCGAAGACCTGATGGCCGAATTGGACGGCCTCATCGGCTTGGTTTCCATTAAACGAAAGCTGCGCGAATACACCCAATATCTGAACTTCCTCAAGATCAGGGCAGAAAAGGGATTCGAAGACCCGCAACGCATCAGTCTGCACGCGGTGTTCATGGGCAATCCCGGCACGGGCAAGACCACGGTGGCCAAAATGCTCGGTCAGATTTACTTGAAGATGGGCCTGCTCACCAAAGGGCATGTGCACGAAGTGGACCGTTCCGATTTGGTTGGCGAATACATCGGTCAAACGGCGCCGAAGGTCAAAGAAGCAATCAAAAAGGCAGCGGGCGGCATTCTCTTCATTGACGAGGCCTATGCCTTGGCCCGCAACAAAGACGACGGCAAGGACTATGGCCGCGAGGTGATCGAGATTTTGATCAAGGAAATGAGCGACGGCACCAATGGCATCGCTGTGCTGGTGGCGGGCTACCCCGAGGAGATGCGGACCTTCCTCGAGAGCAATCCCGGGCTCAAGTCCCGTTTCAACATGTACTACGATTTCCCCGACTACTTGCCACAGGAGTTGCTGCAAATCGCAATGTACAGTATGGAAAAGCGGGCCGTCAAACTCACCGAGGAGGCTAAAACCGTGCTTAACGAAAAGCTTGTCGAAGCCTACCGCAACCGCGACCGCAGCTTTGGCAACGCCCGTTTGGTGAATGGCTACATCGACGAAGCCAAGATGAACATGGGCCTCCGCGTCATGAGTTCGGGGATCGACATCGCCGACTTGACCGAGGAGGATTTGAGCCTGATCAAGGCCGAAGACATCCGCAAGATATTTGGGGAGACCAAAAAGGAAATCGCCGAGATTCCGATCGATCATGCCTTGCTCTCCGACGCCATGACGGAACTCAATGCGCTCATCGGCATGGGCAGCGTCAAAAATGAAATCAACGAGTTGGTCAAGCTCGTCAAATTCTACCGCGAAATCGGGAAGGATGTGCTCAACACCTTCTCCTTGCATTCTGTGTTTGCCGGTAATCCGGGAACGGGCAAAACGACCGTGGCGCGCATCTTGGCCAAGATTTTCAAGGCTTTGGGCATTCTGGAGCGCGGACATATCGTCGAAGTCGACCGTTCGGCATTGGTCGGCGGCTATGTTGGGCAGACTGCCATCAAGACCACCGAAAAGCTGGACATGGCCAAGGGTGGTGTGCTGTTCATCGACGAGGCCTACGCTTTGACCGCCTCGGGCGGCAATGACTTTGGCAAGGAAGCCGTGGAGACGATTCTGAAGCGGATGGAAGACAAGCGCGGCGAATTCATCGTGATTGCGGCCGGGTATCCAGACAATATGAAGACTTTCCTCGAGGCGAATCCCGGCTTGAAGTCCCGATTCGACAAGGTATTCAACTTTGAGGATTATTCGCCAAGCGATCTTTGGGAAATCTGTGTGCAAATGCTCAAGACCTCCGAGTTGGTGGCCGACATTGCTGCGGAAGCCCATTTGAAAAAGTACTTCGCCTTCCGTTACGAGCGCAAAGACAAGTTCTTTGGCAATGCCCGTACGGTCCGCAAAGTCGTGGAGGAGGCCGTAAAGAATCAGCATTTGCGCTTGGCGAATATGCCTGAAGTTCAGCGGCAGCCCGATATGATGCACAGCTTGATCTTGGCAGATGTCATCGAGTTTGAAAAGGACAACGACGAAATCGCAGGCGCAGGCCGCGGCAAAGTCGGCTTCAACTTCGGCGGTGGCGGTGGCGGCGGAAGTCAGAGCCTCACCGGCGGTCAGCAGCAATCGACCGACGGCGGCGCGATTTGA
- a CDS encoding M48 family metallopeptidase yields MSPSTLLTLIVALLCGSFVLDRLLDLLNLSRMKPELPEKLRPFYDEERYRKSQNYLREKSRFGLLTGALNFVGTLLVLILGGLGALDSYLRTYVDDPFLLALTFFGVLGAASSIFGMPFSLYSTFVIEEKYGFNKTTFKTWVLDKVKGALIGAVLGSLILFAFIWLVDTLKEDFWIWFWGGISLFSLGIQFFYTTLLMPLFNKLQPLEAGELRSAIEAYSTKVGFPLGNIMVMDGSKRSTKANAFFSGFGSQKRIVLYDTLIAQMSQPEILSVLAHEVGHYKRRHIILGTILGMLNIGLMLFVLSRFILLPELSAALGAATPSIHLSLIAFAMLFSPISEVTGLLMNLLSRKNEYEADAFARETCDGPALESALIKLHVETLSNLDPHPAYVFLHYSHPTLMQRISALRA; encoded by the coding sequence ATGTCTCCCTCCACTCTTCTCACGCTGATTGTCGCGCTGCTTTGCGGCAGTTTTGTTTTGGATCGCTTGCTCGACCTGCTCAACCTGAGCCGCATGAAACCGGAATTGCCGGAGAAACTTCGCCCCTTCTACGACGAGGAGCGGTACCGCAAGTCACAAAACTATCTGCGCGAGAAGTCGCGTTTCGGGTTGCTTACAGGTGCGTTGAACTTCGTGGGGACGCTGTTGGTGCTCATTCTCGGCGGATTGGGTGCATTAGACAGCTATCTCCGCACGTATGTGGACGATCCTTTTCTGCTGGCCTTGACCTTTTTTGGCGTTTTGGGCGCGGCGAGCAGCATCTTCGGGATGCCGTTTTCGCTGTACAGCACCTTTGTCATCGAAGAAAAATACGGATTCAACAAGACGACCTTCAAAACCTGGGTTTTGGACAAAGTCAAAGGCGCCCTCATCGGGGCGGTATTGGGATCGCTGATCCTCTTTGCATTCATCTGGCTGGTGGATACGCTCAAAGAAGATTTCTGGATCTGGTTTTGGGGCGGGATTTCGCTGTTTTCACTCGGTATCCAATTTTTCTATACCACATTGCTGATGCCCCTTTTCAACAAGCTTCAACCTTTGGAGGCTGGCGAATTGCGGTCTGCGATCGAGGCTTATTCCACCAAAGTGGGTTTTCCGCTCGGCAATATCATGGTAATGGACGGTTCCAAACGCAGCACCAAGGCGAATGCCTTCTTTTCAGGCTTTGGTTCGCAAAAGCGGATTGTACTCTACGATACCTTGATCGCGCAGATGTCCCAACCCGAAATCTTGTCGGTATTGGCGCACGAAGTCGGGCATTACAAACGTCGGCATATCATTTTGGGAACGATCTTGGGCATGCTCAATATCGGTTTGATGTTGTTTGTGCTTTCGCGGTTCATCCTGTTGCCCGAATTGTCGGCAGCTTTGGGTGCCGCAACGCCGAGCATTCACCTCAGCTTGATCGCTTTTGCGATGTTGTTTTCACCGATTTCGGAGGTGACGGGCTTGTTGATGAACCTCCTTTCCCGGAAAAATGAATACGAGGCGGATGCGTTTGCCCGGGAAACCTGTGATGGTCCGGCACTGGAGTCGGCCTTGATCAAGTTGCATGTGGAAACGCTCAGCAATCTCGACCCGCATCCGGCGTATGTGTTTCTGCATTATTCGCATCCCACGCTGATGCAGCGCATTTCTGCGTTGCGGGCTTAA
- a CDS encoding bifunctional metallophosphatase/5'-nucleotidase, which translates to MKASSHRIVGYFLAIAALFLSACTPKPAQSGPAAANSPRTVEFVILQFNDVYEISPMDNGKVGGMARVATVKKQLEETGMPVITILDGDYLSPSLLGTLSCNFPSGKERVNGRHMVEVLNALGTDYVTFGNHEFDLKAPDLNARNNESQFRIISSNCRYVADKGVVRFNQGDQMVPDYMVHAIPNKQGDTLKLGLIGVTLEFTQQKYLQYINPYQASKDAFDQASKVSDVVFGITHLSMEQDDTLARKVPGMPLLMGGHEHQNMSRKVGETFIAKADANVKSLYLHWCTWNMDTKKMDIWSQLMPITDAIPSDPAVDAVVKKWETFGDQCMKDQGYQPYDSIGFAFAPMDGRDGSMRTSQTNLGFLLCDAFKKADSKADLAIMNSGSVRIDDQINGFVVQKHILATLPFGGNLQHGNVLGRDLRRLLESGLAPALNMSGAHLQYSSNVTRQGSNFLIDGKPLDDAKTYVLCLPGFLAGGGEAALGFIKGLTTWSDIALTPAAQGGPAKNDVRDIAIWYLKQSGQMEAIRAMMKK; encoded by the coding sequence ATGAAGGCTTCATCCCACCGTATTGTCGGTTATTTCCTCGCAATCGCCGCACTTTTCCTCAGTGCCTGCACGCCCAAACCGGCGCAAAGTGGTCCGGCGGCGGCCAATTCTCCGCGCACCGTCGAATTTGTGATTTTGCAGTTCAACGATGTGTATGAGATTTCGCCGATGGACAATGGCAAGGTCGGCGGCATGGCCCGGGTGGCCACGGTCAAAAAGCAACTCGAAGAAACCGGGATGCCGGTCATTACGATCCTGGACGGGGACTATCTGAGTCCGTCGCTGTTGGGTACCCTTTCCTGCAATTTCCCATCCGGCAAGGAACGCGTCAATGGCCGCCACATGGTCGAGGTGCTCAATGCCCTCGGGACCGATTATGTGACCTTTGGCAACCACGAATTTGACCTCAAGGCGCCCGACCTCAATGCCCGCAACAACGAAAGCCAATTCCGCATCATCTCCAGCAATTGCCGCTACGTGGCCGACAAGGGCGTGGTCCGGTTCAACCAAGGCGACCAAATGGTGCCCGATTATATGGTGCATGCGATTCCCAACAAGCAAGGCGATACGCTCAAACTGGGCCTGATCGGCGTCACCCTCGAATTCACACAGCAAAAGTACCTGCAATACATCAACCCCTACCAAGCGAGCAAGGATGCATTTGACCAGGCAAGCAAGGTCAGCGATGTGGTCTTTGGCATCACGCACTTGAGCATGGAGCAGGACGATACGCTTGCGCGCAAGGTGCCGGGCATGCCGCTGCTCATGGGCGGGCACGAGCACCAAAACATGAGCCGCAAAGTCGGGGAAACGTTCATCGCCAAGGCCGACGCGAATGTCAAGAGCCTCTACCTCCATTGGTGCACCTGGAACATGGACACGAAAAAAATGGATATCTGGTCGCAGTTGATGCCGATCACGGATGCCATTCCATCTGATCCTGCGGTGGATGCGGTGGTGAAAAAGTGGGAAACATTCGGCGATCAATGCATGAAGGACCAAGGATATCAACCGTATGACAGCATCGGATTTGCCTTTGCCCCCATGGATGGCCGCGATGGCTCGATGCGCACAAGTCAGACCAACCTCGGATTCCTGCTCTGCGATGCCTTCAAGAAGGCCGACTCCAAGGCTGATCTCGCCATCATGAACAGCGGTTCGGTGCGCATCGACGACCAAATCAACGGCTTTGTGGTGCAGAAGCATATTTTGGCAACGCTGCCCTTTGGCGGCAATTTGCAGCATGGCAATGTCCTCGGGCGCGACTTGCGCCGCCTGCTCGAATCCGGACTCGCACCTGCCCTCAACATGAGCGGCGCCCACCTGCAATACAGCAGCAATGTGACGCGGCAGGGCAGCAATTTCCTCATCGACGGCAAGCCGCTCGACGATGCCAAAACCTACGTGCTTTGCCTTCCCGGCTTTTTGGCGGGCGGCGGCGAAGCTGCTTTGGGCTTCATCAAGGGCCTCACTACTTGGAGCGACATTGCCCTGACACCTGCAGCCCAAGGCGGACCAGCCAAAAACGACGTCCGCGACATTGCCATTTGGTACCTGAAGCAAAGCGGGCAAATGGAAGCCATCCGTGCGATGATGAAGAAGTGA
- a CDS encoding peptidase, producing MITATLKSKLHEDICLQLNVLNHPLTYLCDCGFGSDLTVKDCRDTAAIFVSHTHIDHFVNFGQVMRHQLAIGRRVIVCGPAGLAQHVQHALLAFNWNLLVYDDQAVSYEVREVHPDGRIRRFHLVTPTWVLAPLPDLEGPEVYRDEAFAVTTAILDHGVDCIAYLFACHSKVKVRADQCPYRPGKWMAELKAAFEESDGERLIIVDGVTAIAAKDLFQYLEVEPGFRVAYVMDHAATETNFERIRGLCEHADEVYIEAYYSMDDAEMALKNKHSMAGMSGKVLREAGVKKAVPIHFSRRYQDPEGQAKLFSEFATAFEG from the coding sequence ATGATTACCGCAACACTCAAGAGCAAACTTCACGAAGACATCTGTCTTCAGCTCAACGTATTGAACCATCCGCTGACCTATCTCTGCGATTGCGGATTTGGGAGCGACTTGACTGTTAAGGACTGCCGTGACACGGCCGCCATTTTCGTGAGCCATACCCATATCGATCACTTCGTCAATTTTGGGCAGGTGATGCGTCACCAATTGGCCATCGGGCGGCGCGTGATCGTCTGCGGTCCTGCCGGACTCGCGCAACATGTGCAACATGCGCTCTTGGCCTTCAATTGGAACCTGCTCGTGTACGACGATCAAGCGGTGAGTTACGAAGTGCGCGAAGTGCATCCCGACGGTCGCATCCGACGCTTTCACCTCGTGACGCCGACCTGGGTCCTCGCGCCCCTGCCCGATTTGGAGGGGCCGGAAGTGTATCGGGATGAAGCTTTTGCGGTCACCACGGCCATTTTGGACCATGGCGTGGATTGCATTGCGTACCTCTTTGCCTGCCATTCCAAGGTGAAAGTGCGCGCCGACCAATGCCCTTATCGGCCGGGAAAATGGATGGCGGAACTCAAAGCGGCATTTGAAGAATCAGATGGGGAACGGTTGATCATCGTGGATGGGGTCACCGCCATTGCCGCCAAGGACTTGTTTCAATATTTGGAGGTCGAGCCGGGATTCCGGGTCGCTTATGTGATGGACCACGCAGCTACGGAAACCAATTTTGAGCGCATTCGCGGGCTGTGTGAGCATGCGGATGAGGTCTATATCGAAGCTTATTACAGTATGGACGATGCCGAAATGGCCTTGAAAAACAAACACAGCATGGCCGGAATGTCAGGCAAGGTGTTGCGGGAGGCAGGCGTCAAAAAGGCTGTTCCCATCCATTTTTCGAGGCGCTACCAAGATCCTGAGGGGCAAGCTAAGCTGTTTTCGGAGTTTGCGACGGCATTCGAAGGGTGA
- a CDS encoding BtpA/SgcQ family protein, with protein sequence MPALITFEDIFPRRKPLIACIHLKALPGAPLYRGDLKAVYDQAIAETELFAKAGVDALIVENFGDVPFYPDRVPSETVAAMAALCREIVNHAGGMPIGVNVLRNDADAALGIAVAVGAQFIRVNVHNAAALTDQGVIEGRAYATLRKRNNLGAKVLIFADVAVKHAAPIAHIPLDIETRDLSERSLADALIVSGTGTGAATRLEDLAIVKANTHLPVIIGSGTTPETLPGLNEFADGYIVGSHLKVNGVATNAVDPARVNAFVDLFGKTV encoded by the coding sequence ATGCCTGCATTGATTACATTCGAAGACATTTTCCCGCGCCGTAAGCCGCTGATTGCCTGCATTCACCTGAAAGCATTGCCGGGGGCGCCGTTGTACAGGGGTGACTTGAAGGCGGTCTATGACCAGGCGATTGCCGAGACCGAATTGTTTGCCAAGGCGGGTGTGGATGCCTTGATCGTGGAAAATTTCGGGGATGTGCCCTTTTATCCGGACCGTGTGCCCTCCGAAACGGTGGCGGCGATGGCGGCCTTGTGCCGGGAGATTGTGAACCATGCGGGTGGTATGCCCATTGGCGTCAATGTCTTGCGCAACGATGCGGATGCGGCCCTCGGGATTGCCGTGGCGGTGGGGGCGCAGTTCATTCGGGTGAATGTCCACAATGCTGCCGCGCTCACAGACCAAGGCGTCATCGAGGGACGTGCCTATGCCACCCTCCGCAAGCGCAACAACCTCGGCGCCAAGGTGCTGATCTTCGCGGATGTGGCCGTAAAACATGCCGCGCCGATCGCCCACATTCCGCTGGACATCGAGACCCGCGACCTCAGCGAACGCAGCCTCGCCGACGCGTTGATCGTTTCGGGAACCGGGACAGGGGCAGCAACACGCCTCGAAGACCTCGCCATCGTCAAAGCCAATACCCATTTGCCGGTGATCATTGGCAGTGGCACAACCCCGGAAACCCTGCCCGGTTTGAACGAATTCGCCGACGGCTACATTGTCGGCAGCCATCTCAAAGTCAACGGCGTGGCCACCAATGCGGTCGATCCGGCAAGGGTGAATGCCTTTGTGGACCTGTTTGGCAAGACCGTCTGA
- a CDS encoding NADAR family protein: MKYDIPWIQAQRQLGTVEYLFFWGHRPENNGSIGKGCLSQWWESPFALDGVAYASAEHWMMACKARLFGDDVMLKQILHAKTPADAKKLGRKVHNFDSRRWDAQKYAFVLQGNLLKFGQHANLRAFLLGTGDKILVEASPYDNIWGIGLSVDAPGVQDPANWQGENLLGFALMETRDLLRQEAES; this comes from the coding sequence ATGAAATACGACATTCCCTGGATTCAAGCCCAAAGGCAACTCGGCACGGTTGAATACCTGTTTTTCTGGGGCCATCGCCCCGAAAACAATGGCAGTATCGGCAAAGGCTGCCTCAGCCAATGGTGGGAAAGCCCGTTTGCCCTCGACGGTGTCGCTTATGCCTCCGCCGAACACTGGATGATGGCTTGCAAAGCGAGGCTTTTTGGTGACGACGTCATGTTGAAGCAAATTCTGCATGCCAAAACACCCGCTGATGCCAAAAAACTCGGCCGAAAAGTCCACAATTTCGATAGCCGACGCTGGGATGCGCAGAAATATGCCTTTGTCTTGCAGGGCAACCTCCTCAAATTCGGGCAACATGCCAATCTCCGCGCATTTTTGCTGGGTACTGGGGACAAAATCCTCGTCGAAGCAAGTCCTTACGACAATATTTGGGGCATCGGTCTGAGCGTCGACGCACCCGGTGTCCAGGATCCCGCAAATTGGCAAGGGGAAAATCTGCTTGGATTTGCCTTGATGGAAACCCGCGACCTGCTGCGGCAGGAGGCGGAGAGCTGA